From the genome of Deinococcus sp. JMULE3, one region includes:
- a CDS encoding M-like protein: MTNDKPEHPKTEDEISNVDLQFMGKPDPEAEIDAAVDAENKAASAYRQEGLDKQDVAMTQSMDASDPPSTNMGQE, translated from the coding sequence ATGACGAACGACAAGCCCGAGCACCCCAAGACCGAGGACGAGATCAGCAACGTCGACCTGCAGTTCATGGGCAAACCCGACCCGGAAGCGGAAATCGACGCGGCCGTGGACGCCGAGAACAAGGCCGCCAGCGCCTACCGCCAGGAAGGCCTGGACAAGCAGGACGTCGCCATGACCCAGAGCATGGACGCCAGCGACCCACCCAGCACCAACATGGGCCAGGAGTAA
- the pfkA gene encoding 6-phosphofructokinase, with product MTEPHCDPHPNPAGIKRVAVLTSGGDAPGMNAAIRAVVRTATSQGIEVIGVRRGFSGLHRGDFITLGARDVANTLQRGGTILLSARSHTWRTPEGRARGARHLRAHDVDALIVIGGDGSFHGAHFLQEEHGIPVIGLPGTIDNDLYGTDHTIGYFTAVETALDAVDKLRDTGASHERIFVIEVMGRHAGHIALDVAVAGGAEEVFIPEDAKEVAGVLEIVKASVKKGKMGSIIIVAEGYPGGATGVAQAIQDGTGMETRVSILGHIQRGGSPVSSDRILASRLGEAAVYALMDGRSDVMIGRQNHETSYIPLADTWEKRKDVSRDLYRCAKTLSI from the coding sequence ATGACCGAACCCCACTGCGACCCCCACCCCAACCCCGCCGGCATCAAACGTGTCGCCGTCCTCACCAGCGGCGGTGACGCCCCCGGCATGAACGCCGCCATCCGCGCCGTCGTGCGTACCGCCACCTCGCAGGGCATCGAGGTCATCGGCGTCCGGCGCGGCTTCTCCGGCCTGCACCGCGGCGACTTCATCACCCTCGGCGCCCGCGACGTCGCCAACACCCTGCAGCGCGGCGGGACCATCCTGCTCTCGGCCCGCAGCCACACCTGGCGCACCCCCGAAGGCCGCGCCCGCGGCGCCCGCCACCTGCGCGCCCACGACGTGGACGCCCTGATCGTCATCGGCGGGGACGGCAGCTTCCACGGCGCGCACTTCCTGCAGGAGGAACACGGCATTCCCGTCATCGGCCTGCCCGGCACCATCGACAACGACCTGTACGGCACCGACCACACCATCGGGTACTTCACGGCCGTCGAGACCGCACTGGACGCCGTGGACAAACTCCGCGACACCGGCGCCAGCCACGAACGCATCTTCGTGATCGAGGTCATGGGCCGCCACGCCGGACACATCGCCCTGGACGTCGCGGTCGCCGGCGGCGCCGAGGAGGTCTTCATCCCCGAGGACGCCAAGGAAGTCGCGGGCGTGCTGGAGATCGTCAAGGCGTCCGTGAAGAAGGGCAAGATGGGCAGCATCATCATCGTCGCCGAGGGGTACCCCGGCGGCGCGACCGGCGTGGCGCAGGCCATCCAGGACGGCACCGGCATGGAAACCCGCGTGAGCATCCTGGGTCACATCCAGCGCGGCGGTAGCCCCGTGTCCTCGGACCGCATCCTGGCGAGCCGCCTGGGCGAGGCCGCCGTGTACGCCCTGATGGACGGCAGGAGCGACGTCATGATCGGCCGCCAGAACCACGAGACGAGTTACATCCCGCTGGCCGACACCTGGGAGAAACGCAAGGACGTCAGCCGCGACCTGTACCGCTGCGCCAAGACCCTGAGCATCTGA
- the rsmI gene encoding 16S rRNA (cytidine(1402)-2'-O)-methyltransferase encodes MTEPEFTDTPDLDLPVGPPDELTADLLDDLPDVTPVSIPDGARVWLVPTPVGNLGDITLRALDVLRAADAVACEDTRRTGALLTHLGIKKPLVRLDAHTMGRAPQVLERYARLAYVSDAGTPGISDPGAELVAAALAADVPVEALPGATAFVPALVLSALPTGRFTFEGFLPRSGRDRKERLSAVAARAETSVLYESPHRLHATLADLRDACGPERAASVTRELTKRFEETVRGTLAELAAHFESGVRGEIVVVVAGRPEGESAGAEVDHAARARELAGQGLSTRDIRDLLIREGLRKNDAYALALQATSDA; translated from the coding sequence ATGACTGAGCCGGAGTTCACCGACACCCCTGATCTCGACCTGCCCGTCGGGCCGCCCGACGAGCTGACTGCCGACCTGCTGGACGACCTGCCGGACGTGACGCCGGTGAGCATCCCCGACGGCGCGCGGGTGTGGCTGGTCCCCACCCCGGTCGGGAACCTGGGGGACATCACGTTGCGGGCGCTGGACGTGTTGCGCGCCGCCGACGCGGTCGCCTGCGAGGACACCCGCCGGACCGGGGCGCTGCTGACGCACCTGGGCATCAAGAAGCCGCTGGTGCGGCTGGACGCGCACACGATGGGCCGCGCGCCGCAGGTGCTCGAACGGTACGCGCGGCTGGCGTACGTGAGCGACGCGGGCACGCCCGGCATCAGCGACCCCGGCGCGGAACTGGTCGCGGCGGCGCTGGCGGCGGACGTGCCGGTCGAGGCGCTGCCGGGCGCGACGGCGTTCGTTCCGGCGCTGGTGCTGTCGGCCCTGCCGACCGGGCGGTTCACCTTCGAGGGCTTCCTGCCCCGCTCTGGCCGGGACCGCAAGGAGCGGCTCTCGGCGGTCGCAGCCCGTGCCGAGACGAGCGTGCTGTACGAGAGTCCGCATCGCCTGCACGCGACGCTGGCCGACCTGCGTGACGCCTGCGGGCCGGAGCGGGCCGCGAGCGTGACCCGTGAGCTGACCAAGCGCTTCGAGGAGACGGTGCGCGGCACGCTGGCCGAACTGGCCGCGCACTTCGAGTCGGGCGTGCGCGGGGAGATCGTGGTGGTCGTCGCGGGCCGCCCGGAGGGCGAATCGGCCGGAGCGGAGGTGGACCACGCGGCGCGCGCGCGGGAGCTGGCGGGGCAGGGGCTGAGCACTCGGGATATACGTGATCTTCTCATCCGGGAGGGTTTGCGTAAGAATGACGCTTATGCACTGGCACTCCAGGCGACCTCGGACGCCTGA